The Brachypodium distachyon strain Bd21 chromosome 4, Brachypodium_distachyon_v3.0, whole genome shotgun sequence nucleotide sequence TGCTGTCTCTAATAAAAATGAatttggaaaaagaaaagaagaatcgaaagtttttttttgagagaaaaaGAATCGAAAGTTGGTTCCGTAAGGCCGGCAGGCCGGCCCATAGATAACACTGGGAGCTGGGCGTCAGGCTTCTACAGTGGATGGGCCTCTCGCTCTCGGACACGGTTTCCCGCCGTTATATgtagcccggcccggcccgcaCCTCGCCTCGCTAACATTCATCTCTCATCTCGCCAAAGATGTCGCTGCTCAGCTTCGGCATCCGCTTCCGCCCCACGCTTCGGCCTGTACCTCCGCCGCTGGATCGCGGGCGACCCGGTCCCCGACGCCGAGGGCATCATCCACGCCGCCGACGTCTACGGCCACCCGCCGGCCGACCTCGCAGCCGCCTTCCCGCGCCTGCCCAAGACCCACGACAGGTACTTCTATACGACCTGCAAGCGCGTCCCgatccgcggcggcgccggctacCGGACCTCGCGCGCCGTGGCCGGGGTCAGCTGGGgaaccaacaacaacaagcccGTCGTGGACGCCGTGACCGGCGAGCCCATCGGGTTCGTGGAGACGCTCAAGTACGGCAAGACGGACTGGCTCATGGAGGAGTTCCATCGGTTGCctgaggaggccgccgccgatggcATCGCGGAGAGCGTCCTCTGCCGCCTCTACGTCAAGGAGCATGCCAAGCCCGGCTCCCTCGCCGTCGCAGAGTCCATTGCTGGGGATCGTATTCTTCAACAAGAACCAGCGGCTGCTGCAGgggatcttcttcttcaacaaGCAGCCATGGCGGCTGGTCCGCAGCGGATGCCGCCGTCGAGCCCGCGGAACCGCCGCGTCATGGCGCTGCCGGTGCtccctgcgccggcgccggcgacgatcCAGCAGAagagggcggcgccggtggtggCCGATGCGCCGCGGCCCAAGAAGAGGACGCGCGCTgctgcccctgctgctgctacacGTCCGGTCATGGCGAGCCCACCGGCGGCGACAGCACCGCCAGCTCCCAAGGTGGTGCCGCTGCGGCAGGTACCACGGCCGTCGGggtgtccgccgccgccgccgggtctCCTTGGTCTCGAGCCGCGGCGGCCCACGCTGACGGTCGCCGAACTCATGGCGCTGTTCGAAAAGAATGACTCCGCCGTCCAAGAAGAAGCAgcccaagaagaagacgaagacgaaTGGGAATGTTTGGACGCCATCCAACAACAATCGCCCACCGCTGCGGCCGCGgctcaacaagaagaagcccccgccgacgacgacgatcaAGATTTTTGCGACTTCGCGAGCGCGCTTGAGACCGACCTTGagacggagacggcggcgatACCAACAGAGGAAGATGATGGCGGCGCCGCGAGATCGCtggtcgccgacgagcgaggAGACGACGACATCGCGCTGGACATAAACGACGTGCTCAGCTTCGTCGACGTTGAAGACGACGGCGATGGCGCCTGGGAAAGGGTGCCTCTCTCGGACTTCACTCATCTTCGGTACTAGCTGACCAAGTCAAGAACAGTTTCTGAACTCTGTCTGTAACTCTGTAATAGAATTTTTCGTAGAGATTGGATGCAGATTTTGTTGTCTGAATAGACTCTGTATCGGAAGTTTTGTAGGAAATGGATGGATGTAAAAACTTTGGGAAAATTCCTCTGCTAATGTTGGTGGCTGTTGAGTTCATCAGATTCTGCATCATTTGGTGGAAGCAGTTTTTTTGTTGTAGAAATGGATCTGAATCTGTGATTTTTATGTACTAAGAATTGTACACTCTTTGTGTCCAGGAATTTGTTGGAATGGATCTGAATCTGAAGAACCTCTGTAAAAAGCTCTGAATTGAAAGTTTTGGGGAGATGAATCAATGCAAGTTGCAAGAAATTCCCCTGCTAATGTTTGTAACTGTTGGGTTTCATCACAATTTGTATCATTTGAtggaagttttttttctttgactaATTCTCTGTAGTTTCAGCACATTATATGACACAAGTAATTTATTTCGTCTGGACAAGATGATTAGTTCTTGATTGACAGTGTTAATTCAACTGGACCAGATGACGAGTTCTTGATTGACAGTGTTAACTACTAACCACCTGCTCCTGGTGACGAATGGCTAGGATTTGTTTCAGCACAGTGCAGACCGTGCAATGGTACTTTTGAATATTCAGAAGCGTAAT carries:
- the LOC112268684 gene encoding atherin-like, with product MGLSLSDTVSRPSASASAPRFGLYLRRWIAGDPVPDAEGIIHAADVYGHPPADLAAAFPRLPKTHDRYFYTTCKRVPIRGGAGYRTSRAVAGVSWGTNNNKPVVDAVTGEPIGFVETLKYGKTDWLMEEFHRLPEEAAADGIAESVLCRLYVKEHAKPGSLAVAESIAGDRILQQEPAAAAGDLLLQQAAMAAGPQRMPPSSPRNRRVMALPVLPAPAPATIQQKRAAPVVADAPRPKKRTRAAAPAAATRPVMASPPAATAPPAPKVVPLRQVPRPSGCPPPPPGLLGLEPRRPTLTVAELMALFEKNDSAVQEEAAQEEDEDEWECLDAIQQQSPTAAAAAQQEEAPADDDDQDFCDFASALETDLETETAAIPTEEDDGGAARSLVADERGDDDIALDINDVLSFVDVEDDGDGAWERVPLSDFTHLRY